One window from the genome of Pyrobaculum ferrireducens encodes:
- the pdo gene encoding protein disulfide oxidoreductase, whose product MAVPIGGPEEVPHIEVDEETQEIIKEMLSQMEGSVDINFFTSSNCAGRDTNWCVPTEELLDLLVKLAPPGKLNVKKYHAERDMEAFKRFGVEPQRVPAIYFGDGFIRYWGAPMGEEVRAFIETVVRLSTGKTGLRQKTRAELSNLAQNAPKRVYILTFVTPSCPYCPYAALLANMFAFESKGKVVSVVVEAYENPDLADMYGVTGVPTVVLQAEDAAVGDVEFVGVPPEHELLARVRYHMGLS is encoded by the coding sequence TAGGAGGTCCAGAGGAGGTGCCTCATATCGAGGTTGATGAGGAGACTCAGGAAATAATTAAAGAGATGTTATCACAGATGGAGGGCTCGGTAGATATAAACTTCTTTACAAGTTCCAACTGCGCTGGGCGCGACACCAACTGGTGTGTCCCTACGGAGGAGTTACTAGACCTACTCGTGAAACTGGCGCCTCCAGGTAAGCTCAATGTCAAGAAGTACCACGCCGAGAGAGACATGGAGGCGTTTAAGAGGTTCGGAGTGGAGCCTCAGAGAGTCCCAGCGATATATTTCGGAGACGGGTTTATAAGGTACTGGGGGGCCCCCATGGGCGAGGAGGTGAGGGCCTTCATAGAGACTGTGGTTAGGCTCAGCACGGGGAAGACTGGATTGAGGCAGAAGACCAGGGCCGAGCTCTCGAATCTCGCCCAGAACGCGCCAAAGAGGGTATATATCTTAACTTTCGTCACGCCGAGTTGCCCCTACTGCCCATACGCGGCGTTGTTGGCCAATATGTTTGCTTTCGAAAGCAAGGGGAAGGTCGTGTCGGTGGTTGTAGAGGCTTATGAAAACCCGGATCTGGCAGATATGTACGGAGTAACTGGAGTCCCCACGGTGGTTCTACAGGCGGAGGACGCCGCCGTGGGAGATGTGGAGTTCGTCGGCGTGCCGCCGGAGCACGAGCTCCTGGCCCGTGTCAGGTACCACATGGGCCTCTCTTGA
- a CDS encoding XTP/dITP diphosphatase: MKIRLATNNPHKLAEVSQILAPFGVEVERLDAEKVEIQHDDVEAVARRAAELLCSRYGDYVAVEDTGLYIEALGGFPGPYAEYVYRTIGLGGVLKLLKGVANRRALFKCAVAICIGGRVEVFTGEARGYIANEPRGRGGFGYDPIFIPDGMSQTFAELGEEVKNKISHRARAFSALGAWLTKKNLFK, encoded by the coding sequence ATGAAAATAAGGCTTGCGACAAACAACCCCCATAAGCTCGCCGAGGTTTCTCAAATCCTCGCCCCCTTCGGCGTTGAAGTAGAGAGGCTGGACGCGGAGAAGGTAGAAATTCAACACGACGATGTGGAAGCCGTCGCGCGGAGAGCCGCAGAGCTCCTATGCAGTAGATACGGCGACTATGTAGCCGTGGAAGACACAGGCCTATATATAGAGGCTCTAGGCGGCTTCCCAGGGCCCTACGCCGAGTATGTCTACAGAACCATCGGCCTAGGCGGGGTTCTGAAACTCCTCAAAGGGGTGGCCAATCGGCGGGCGCTTTTTAAATGCGCAGTGGCTATATGTATAGGGGGTAGGGTCGAGGTTTTTACGGGGGAGGCCAGGGGCTACATTGCGAACGAGCCGAGGGGCCGCGGCGGGTTTGGATACGACCCGATCTTCATACCTGATGGCATGTCCCAAACCTTTGCAGAGCTCGGAGAAGAGGTGAAGAATAAAATTTCTCACAGAGCGAGGGCTTTCTCAGCGCTGGGGGCTTGGCTGACTAAAAAGAATTTATTTAAATAA
- a CDS encoding CBS domain-containing protein, which yields MDLFSRPVIEFATKNVVTVGEREKVLNAMKTMVSLDIRRLPIVRGDKLVGIITMLDILDAIYSWVSDKNAEGSLYSDIYMKNVIEIGTRSVVSARPETPVAEVISLFLRHNFGSMPIVDEAGRLLGIFTEWDVLKIASQLDFPHRVRDVMTRIIYVLTPYSTVMDVLEGITIYKFRRYPIVDESGRVVSMLHAKDVLRYFADDETVEKIRQGAVEEVVNNYVINIAKSPIFLTKPNDPVIDVIRKMLEFDVGGVPVVNEEGTAVIGMVTEKTLMLLFEEGA from the coding sequence GTGGATCTCTTCAGCAGACCTGTAATTGAGTTCGCCACAAAAAATGTAGTGACTGTAGGAGAGCGGGAGAAAGTCCTAAACGCGATGAAGACAATGGTAAGTCTCGACATTAGGAGGCTCCCCATTGTACGTGGAGATAAGCTAGTAGGCATAATAACAATGCTGGACATCTTAGATGCGATATATTCATGGGTTAGTGATAAAAACGCCGAGGGCTCTCTCTACAGCGACATCTATATGAAAAACGTGATTGAGATAGGCACGAGAAGTGTAGTTTCCGCCAGGCCCGAGACCCCAGTGGCTGAGGTGATTTCCCTCTTCCTAAGACACAACTTCGGATCTATGCCCATAGTCGACGAGGCCGGGAGGCTTTTGGGAATATTCACAGAGTGGGATGTGTTAAAAATCGCCTCCCAGCTAGACTTCCCGCACAGAGTTAGAGACGTGATGACGCGCATTATCTACGTCCTAACCCCGTACTCCACGGTGATGGACGTCCTGGAGGGGATCACCATTTACAAATTCAGACGGTACCCCATTGTAGACGAAAGCGGACGAGTTGTGTCAATGTTGCACGCCAAGGACGTCTTGAGGTACTTCGCAGACGATGAGACAGTTGAGAAAATACGCCAGGGGGCTGTCGAGGAGGTGGTAAACAACTACGTCATCAACATAGCCAAGTCCCCAATTTTCCTCACAAAGCCAAACGACCCGGTCATAGACGTTATTAGAAAGATGCTGGAATTTGACGTAGGTGGGGTCCCCGTGGTAAACGAAGAGGGCACAGCCGTGATCGGCATGGTTACAGAAAAGACCCTGATGCTTCTTTTTGAAGAGGGGGCGTAG